The DNA segment AGGCTTCGGAGGCTTCCCCGGCCGACGAGGTCGCCGCATGAGCCGCCCCCGCGCCACCAGCATGACCTCCGGCGCCTACGCCCCGCCCGTCCCGTCCCGGGAACTCACCGTCCCCTCCACCGACGGCGCGCGGCTGTACGCCGAGGTGCACGGGCCCGAGGACGCGCCCCCAGTCGTCCTCTCCCACGGCTGGACCTGCTCGACCGCCTTCTGGGCCGCGCAGATCCGGGAACTGGCCGGTGACCACCGGGTGATCGTCTACGACCAGCGGGGCCACGGGCGCAGCCCCGTGAGCCCCGTGTGCACCACCCGCGCGCTCGCGGACGACCTGGAGGCGGTGCTCGCCGCGACCCTCGCGGACGGCGAACAGGCCCTGATCGTGGGGCACTCGATGGGCGGCATGACGGTCATGGCGGCGGCCGGGCGGCCCCGCTTCCGCGCCCACGCGGCCGCCGTCCTGCTGGCCAGCACCGGCAGTTCGCGGCTGGTCGCCGAGGCCCGGGTGCTGCCGCTGCGCGAGGGACCGCTGCGCACCCGGCTCAGCGCGGGCGTCCTCGGCTCGCGCGCCCCGCTCGGACCGGTCACACCGCTCGCCAGGCGGATTCTCAAGTACGGCACGATGGGCGCCCGTTCGACACCGGAGATGGTGGAGGCGTGCGCGCGGATCGTGCACGGCTGCCCGACCGGGGCCCGGCACGCCTGGTCCCAGGTGCTCGCCTCGCTCGATCTCGACCACGGCGTACGGCGGCTGGACCTGCCCACCGCGGTCCTGCACGGCACGGCCGACCGTCTCGTGCCGCCGGTGCACGCGCACGCCCTGGTCGCCGAACTCCCGCGCTGCGCCGGACTCACCGAGCTGCCCGGCGCCGGCCACATGACCCCGGTCGAGGAGCCCGAGCGGGTCACGGGCCGCATCCGGGACCTCGTCAGCACGTATGTCACGGGGGCCGGCGAGCCCGCTCCCCAGCCGATCAAGGAGGGCGCATGAGCAGGGTCGATCTGGAGGGACAGGTCGCGGTCGTCACCGGAGCGGCGCGCGGCGTCGGCGAGTTGCTCGCCCGCAAGCTCTCCGCGCGCGGAGCGAAGGTGGCGCTGGTCGGCCTGGAGGAGGAGGCCCTCAAGGAGGTCTCCGGGCGGCTGCACAGCGAGAGCGCCCACTGGTACGCCGATGTCACCGACCACGAGGCGATGGCCCGGGTGGCGCGGGAGGTGAAGGCGCGGTTCGGGAAGGTCGACATCGTGGTCGCCAACGCCGGTGTGGCGACGGGCGGTCCGTTCATCGACTCCGACCCGGACGCCTGGCGGCGGGTGATCGAGGTCAACCTCATCGGCTCGGCGGTGACCGCCCGCGCGTTCCTGCCGGTGCTGGTCGAGAGCCGGGGCTATCTGCTCCAGATCGCCTCGCTCGCGGCGATCACCCCGGCGCCGATGATGACCGCGTACTGCGCCTCCAAGTCCGGCGTGGAGGCGTACGCGCACAGCCTGCGGGCCGAGGTCGGCTATCAGGGGGTGCGGGTCGGCGTCGGGTATCTGTCCTGGACCGACACCGACATGGTGCGCGGGGCCGATCAGGACGACGTCATGCGGGAGTTGCGGCAGCGGCTGCCGTGGCCGTCGAACAAGACGTATCCGCTGGGGCCCGCGGTGGACCGGATCGTCGCGGGGATCGAGCGGCGTTCCTCGCAGGTGTACGCGCAGTGGTGGCTGCGGGGCATGCAGAGCGTGCGCGGGTATCTCCCGGGGCTCATCGGGTCGGTGGGGCAGCGGGAGATGAAGCGGTTCGGGCCGCGCCTCGAAGGGATGCGGTCCGGGCTGGTCGGCGCGGGCGGGGCGGCGGACGAGGCGGCGCGGGTCACGGTACGTGACTGATCCACATGCGGAGCGTGGTGGGGCGTGTGAATCTGGTCGTGGCCCCGCTGAGGGGCCGACTCCCCACTCTCACTCACCACAGGAGTGAACCCACATGGGTATGAAGGACCAGCAGCGCCAGGACCAGGGCCAGCGGCAGGACCAGGGCCAGTGGCAGCAGAAGGGCAAGGGCAAGATGGACCAGGCGCGTGAGCGCGCCGGCCAGCCCGGCCAGCCCCAGCGCGGCGAGCGCCCCCAGCCCGGCCAGCCCCAGCGCGGCGAGCGCCCCCAGCAGGGCCAGCAGCCCAACCGCGGTCGTCAGGACATCGACGACACGGAGATGCAGGACCGGATGGACCACGACTACGACGCGTAGTTGATGCGTGGGGCGCCCTTCTTGACGGAGGGCGCCCCACGTTGTTTCAGGAAGCCGGCCTCGGTGGCAGCTCGGGGCGGGAGCGGTCGGGGGCGTCCGAGTAGTCCGGGGGGACGGCGGCGGGGTGGGATTCGAGGAGTTTCAGGGCCAGCTGGATCGCGTCGTCCATCTGGGCGTGGCGGCCCTCGGCCCAGTCCAGTGGGGTGCGCAGGATCTCCAGGTCCGGGGCGACGCCGTGGTTCTCGATGGACCAGCCGTAGGCGTCGAACCAGGCGGCGTTCATGGGCACGGTGATGACGGTGCCGTCGCCGAGGCGGTGGCGGCCGGTCATGCCGACGACTCCGCCCCAGGTGCGCTGCCCCACCACCGGTCCGAGGCCGAGGAGTCTGAACGCGGCCGTGATCATGTCGCCGTCGGAGGAGGTCGCCTCGTCGGCCAGCGCCACCACCGGGCCCCTGGGCGCGTTCGAGGTGTACGACACCGGCTGGGCGTCGCGCGTCAGGTCCCAGCCCAGGATGGTCCGGGTCAGCTTCTCGATGACCAGCTCGCTGATGTGGCCGCCCGCGTTGCCGCGCACGTCCACGATGAGCGCGGGCCGGGAGACCTCCAGGCGCAGATCGCGGTTGAACTGGGCCCAGCCCGAGCCGCCCATGTCGGGGATGTGCAGATAGCCGCAGGCGCCGCCGCTCAGCTCCCGCACCACGTCCCGGCGTTTGGCCACCCAGTCCTGGTAGCGCAGCGGCCGGTCGTCGACCAGCGGGACGACGGCGACCCGGCGGGGCGGTCCGGTGCCCTCGGCGGGGGTGAAGGTCAGCTCCACCGTCGTACCGCCCGCGCCGGCCAGCAGCGGGAAGGGGCCCTTGACGGGGTCGACCGGGCGGCCGTCGACATGGGTGAGGACCGCGCCCTCGCGGATGCCGGTGCCGGCCAGCGGTGAACGGGCCTTGGAGTCCGAGGAGTCGCCGGGCAGGATCCGCCGCAGGGTCCAGCCGCCCTCCCGGTGCACCAGGTTGGCGCCGAGCAGACCCTGCCAGCGCTGGTAGTGCGGCGGGCCCTCGTTGCGGCGGGCGGCGGTGACGTAGGCGTGGGAGGTGCCGAGTTCGCCGAGGACCTCGCGCAGCAGATCCGCGAACTCGTCGGGGGAGGCGACCCGTTCGACGAGCGGACGGTACTGGTCGAGCACCGTGTCCCAGTCGATACCGCTCATGCCCGGGTCCCAGAAGTAGGCGCGGATGATCCGGCCCGCCTCGTCGTACGCCTGGCGCCACTCGGCGGGCGGGTCCACCTCGTGCAGGATGCGGCGCAGGTCGATCCAGACCGTGCTGTCGGCGTCGCCCATCTCGGTGGAGGGCACCGCGCGCAGCTCGCCCTCGTCCACCACGACCAGCCGGGTGCCGTCGCCGCTCACCGCGAACCAGTCGAGATGGCCGACGAGTTCGGACTTTTTCGCCTTGGTGATGTTGAAGTACTCCAGCGTGGGGCGGCCGCTGGTGTCGGCCGGGTTGGCGAAGGTCTCGCCGAGCGCGCCGGAGATCGGCCAGCGCAGCCAGACCAGGCCGCCGCCCGCGACCGGGTACAGCGAGGAGTACTTGGAGGCGATCACCGGGAACGGGGTGACCCGGCTGGCCAGGCCCTCCACCTCGACCATCACCGTGCCCGCCTCCCCGGTCCCCTCGTCCTCCAGCGGGTCGAGCCCGCCCGCCGCCGGGCGCCCCTCGGGTTGAGGGCGAACGGCGAGGGGGTCGCCGAAGACAGCGGGACCAGGTAGGGGCGGCTGCCGAGCGGGAAGGACAGATCGCCGGTGTGGACGTCGTACACCGGGTCGAAGCCGCGCCAGGACAGGAAGGCGAGGTAGCGGCCGTCGCGGGTGAAGACGGGGGTCTCGTCCTCGAAGCGGCCGTCGGTGACGTCCACGATCAGCCGGTCCTTGATGCGGGCCAGCTTGATCTGGCGCAGGGAGCGGCCGATGCCGGGATGGGACCAGGTGAGCCAGCCGCCGTCGGGGGAGAAGGCGAGGTCGCGCACGGGGCCGTTGACGGAGCGGATCAGCTCGGTGACCGCGCCCTCCTCGGTCTCCGCGCCGACCCCCGTGCCGGGCGACTCGGGGTCCCCGGCGCCGGGCTCCTCGGGCACGTCGATCAGCAACAGCCGGCCGTCGTGCGAGGCGACGGCCAGGCGCTCGCCGTCCGGGTCGGAGATCATCTCCAGGACCCGGCCGAGGGCGCCCCGGGCGAGCCGGCGGGGCGGGCGGTCGCCGGTGGCGCGGGGCAGCTGGGCGATCTCCACCGCGTCCTCGCCCCCGGCGTCGGTCACATAGGCCACCTGCCCCATGGAGCCCAGCATCTCCGGCAGCCGGACCCGGACCCCGGGGGTGTCCGCGATCGTGCGGGCGGGGCCGTCGCGGTGGGTGAGCCAGTACAGGCTGCCGCGCACCACGACCGCGCTGGCCCGCCCGGTCTCGTCCACGGAGATGCCGTCGACGTTCTGCGCGGCCGGCACCTGGTAGCGGCGCCGGCCCGCGGCGGGCCCGGCGAGGCGGATGTCGAGCCTGCGCGGGACGCCGCGCGGGGAGAAGTCGTCGACGAGCCACAGGTCGCCCGCGCACTGGTAGACCACCCGGGTGCCGTCGCTGGACGCGTGCCGGGCGTAGAAGGCGTCGTGGTCGGTGTGGCGGCGCAGGTCGGTGCCGTCGTAGGCGCAGGAGTAGAGGTTGCCGACACCCTCGTGGTCGGAGAGGAAGGCGATCCGCCCGGCGACGTACATGGGGCTGGCGAGATGGCCGTCGATATCGGGCAGCAGGCGCTCGCCGTGCAGCCACAGCCGGCCCATGGCGCCGCCCCGGTAGCGCTTCCAGGAGGCCGGTTCGTGCGGCGGGGTGCCGGTGAGCAGCAGTGTCCTGCGCTCGCCGTCGAGGTCGGCGACCTGGATCTCGGTGACCGGGCCCCACGGCAGCCGGCCGCCCGGGTCGCCGTCGGGGGTCACCTTGTAGGCCCAGGTGAAGTACGAGAACGGCTGCCCGTGCGAGGCGACCGCCAGGATGTCGCCGTCCGGGGACCAGCCGCACACCTGGGTGTCGGCGCTGCCCCAGTACGTCAGCTGGCGCGCGGGTCCGCCGGTGACGTCCACCAGCTGGATCTCGGGGACCAGACTGCGCCAGTTCGTGTACGCGATCCGGCTGCCGTCGGGGGAGAAGCGCGGGTGCCCGGTCTTGGTGCGGTCCGCCGTGAGCCGCCAGGCGCGGCCGGGGGAGTCGAGGGGGGCCAGCCACAGATCGTCCTCGGACACGAAGCACAACAGATCGCCGCTGAGGTGGGGGAAGCGCAGATAGCTCACCCTTCCCATGCTTTTCCGCCCGCTGGGGGCGGGCAACTTATGTGCCCTTCTTATCCGTTCCTCACGTTCGTGACGGAGCCCACGTACGAAACGGTTTCGTTTCGCTCCAGGGTGGGGGTATCTTCATGGACGTACGAAGATGGACGTACGCAAGGAAGTTCCGGAAAGAAGTCCTGGAAACTGGGCCCGGAGACAAGTCCCGGTGCGGAAGGGTGAGCGACATGACCGAGGCCGTCGCGGCTGCACGTCGCAGTCGCATCACCCCCGAGCGCGAGGCCGAGCTGTACGAGGCCGTGCTCGACCTGCTCCGGGAGGTCGGCTACGACGCCCTGACCATGGACGCCGTCGCCGCCCGCACCCGGTCCAGCAAGGCCACGCTCTACCGCCAGTGGGGCGGCAAGGCCGAACTGGTGGTCAAGGCGCTGCGGCACAACAAGCGCGGCCACATCGGCGACATCGACACCGGGTCCCTCCGGGGCGACCTGCACGCCCTCGTGGCGATGGAGGACGACTGCACCATGGCGCAGAACTCCGCCCTGATGCGGGGGATCGCCATGGCGATGCACCACAACGAGGATCTGCGCGAGACGTTCCGGGCGCAGATCGTCGACGCGGAGATCGTCACCGGCCGGCAGATGCTCCAGCGGGCCGTGGACCGGGGCGAGGTCCGCCCGGACTGCCCGGCGATCGACTTCATGGTGCACATGATGGTCGGCGGCTTCGCCACCAGGACCCTCCTGGAGGACCAGCCGCCCACCCAGGACTTCCTCACCTCGTACATCGACGCCGTGGTCCTCCCCGCCCTCGGCGCCTGACCCTCCTCGCACACCTCCCCATCAAGCCCACCATCTGACGTCACCGCTCACGTCGTCGGGCTGATCACCCCTGCCCTGATGAACCCCACGACCTGACCGGGAGTACGCCTCCGTGGCCACATTCCTGTACCGAATCGGCCGGCTCGCCTTTAGGCGACGCCACTTCGTCGCCCTGATATGGGTCGCGCTGCTCACCCTCGCCGGGGTGGGCGCCGCCTCCGCGCCGCCCGCCGGCAACTCCTCCTTCTCGATCCCCGGTACCGAGGCCCAGAAGGCGTTCGACCTGCTGGAACAGCGCTTCCCCGGGATGAGCGCCGACGGCGCCACCGCGCGGGTCGTCTTCAAGGCGCCGGCCGGCGAGAAGATGACCGACAAGCTCAACAAGGCCGCCGTCGGCAAGACGGTGCGCGAGCTGGGCCACGGCTCCGAGGTCGCCTCGGTCGCCGACCCGTACACCGGGCACGCCGTCAGCCGGGACGGCTCCATCGCCTACGCCTCGGTGAAGTACAAGGTCTCCGGCATGGAGCTGAAGGACTCCTCGCGCGACGCGCTGAAGGAGGCCGCGCAGCAGGCACGGGACTCCGGGCTGACCGTCGAGATCGGCGGCGACGCGCTCACCGCGATGCCCGAGGAGGGCGCCGGCGAGCTGATCGGCATCGGCATCGCCGCCGTCGTCCTCGTCATCACCTTCGGCTCCCTGCTCGCGGCCGGACTGCCGCTGCTGACCGCGCTCATCGGCGTGGGCATCGGCGTCTCCTCCATCACCGCGCTGGCCTCCGCCCTCGACCTGGGCTCCACCACCTCCACCCTGGCGATGATGATCGGCCTCGCGGTCGGCATCGACTACGCCCTGTTCATCGTCTCCCGCTACCGCGCCGAACTCGCCGAGGGCCGTGAACGCGAGGAGGCGGCGGGCCGCGCCGTCGGTACGGCGGGCTCCGCGGTGGTGTTCGCCGGTCTGACCGTCGTCATCGCGCTGGTCGGCCTCTCCGTCGTCAACATCCCGATGCTGACCAAGATGGGCATCGCGGCGGCGGGCACGGTCGCCATCGCCGTCCTGATCGCGCTCACGATGATCCCCGCGCTGCTCGGCTACGCCGGCCGCAGGGTCAAGCCGGCCGGCGAGAAGAGCAAGCTGCTCGGCGGCGGGCGCCAGGCGAAGAAGCCGGGCCGCCCCAACATGGGCACCCGCTGGGCGAGTTTCGTCGTACGGCGCCCCGTCGCGGTCCTCCTCCTCGGCGTGATCGGCCTCGGCGCCGCGGCCGTCCCGGTCTCCTCCCTCGAACTGGGCCTGCCCGACGACGGCTCCCAGCCCACCTCCACCACCCAGCGCCGCGCCTACGACCTGCTGTCCGAGGGCTTCGGCGCCGGCTTCAACGGCCCCCTGATGGTCGTCGTGGACGCCAAGGGCAGCGCCCACCCCAAGACGGCCTTCAGCGAGGTCGGCAAGGAGATCAAGGGCTTCAAGGACGTCGTCGCGGTCACCCCGGCCGCGCCCAACAAGGCGGGCGACACGGCGATCATCACGGTCGTCCCGAAGTCCAAGCCGTCCTCGAAGTCCACCGAGGACCTGGTGCACGCGATCCGCGACAAGGGCGCGGACATCACCGCGAAGACGGACGCCAAGCTGCTGGTGACCGGCTCGACGGCGATGAACATCGACGTCTCCCAGCGTCTGAACGACGCGCTCCTGCCCTACCTCGCCCTGGTCGTGGGCCTGGCCTTCCTCCTGCTGATCGTGGTCTTCCGCTCGGTCCTCGTCCCGCTGAAGGCGGCCCTCGGCTTCCTGCTCAGCGTGCTCGCGGCGCTCGGCGCGGTCGTCGCGGTCTTCCAGTGGGGCTGGCTGTCCGGCCTGATGAACGTCCAGCAGACCGGCCCGGTCATGTCGATGATGCCGATCTTCATGGTGGGCGTGGTGTTCGGGCTCGCGATGGACTACGAGGTCTTCCTCGTCACCCGGATGCGGGAGGCGTACGTCCACGGCGAGAAGCCGACCCAGGCCGTGGTGACCGGGTTCCGGCACGGCGCCCGCGTCGTGACCGCCGCCGCCGTCATCATGATCGCCGTCTTCTCCGGCTTCATCGGCTCCAGCGAGTCCATGGTCAAGATGATCGGCTTCGGCCTCGCCATCGCCGTCTTCTTCGACGCGTTCATCGTCCGCATGGCGATCGTCCCGGCCGTCCTCGCCCTGCTGGGCAAGCGCGCCTGGTGGCTGCCGAAGTGGCTGGACCGCATTTTGCCCAACGTGGACGTCGAGGGCGAGGGCCTGCGCGCCCTGGCCGCCGACGGCAAGGAGGGCGAGCGGGAGCTGGTACGCGCCTGACGTACGGCTGCCGCCGGTGAACGGCCGGTGAGGGTGCCCGTGGGGACGGGGCTGCACCCTCACCGGCTTCTCGCCGTCCCGGGTTCGCGCCGTCCTGGGTTCGCGCGGGCGCACGCGGGAGCCCGGCCTGGAGGAGGCGCCCGGACCGGGCTAGGAGCCGACCTTGTTGATCCGCCAGGCGACCATGCCCGCCGCGCCGGGCTCGCCCCGCACATCGACCTTGAGCGCGCTTTCGGCCGTCAAACGCCCGAAGACCACGGACCCGTCGCAGGGAACCGCCTTCTTCCCGCCCGCGCCGGACGGCACCACGACCAGCTCCGCGGCCCCCTTCCCGGCGCACACCACGGCCAGCTCGTAGGCCGCGCCGTGAGCGAGGCCGGGCCGCGTGTGCACACCGTCCGCGACCCGCTCGACGCCCGACTCGACCATGGACCCGCCCTGATCGGTGACGGCGTCGAGCGCGGACCGCGCCTGATCGGTGAGCTTCTTCTCGGCCTGGGCGCCGTCGCCGCCACGGTGCGTGGCCGCGGGCACGGGCGCCGGGGCGTCGTTCGAGGTGCAGGCGGTGAGCAGGATCGCCGGTGCCAGGACACAGGTCAGCAGCCCCAGGGGTCCGCGCCGTCGCATCAGTTCTCCGGTTCCCGCGGCGCCTCCCGTGGTACGGGAAGCTGGAGACGACACGATATGACTTCAGGGAGTGTCAATGAGCGACAAGCCGATCGTCGGCGTCCTGGGTACCGGCATCATGGGCGCCGCCATGGCCCGCAATCTGTGCCGGGCGGGACTCGAGGTGCGCGCCTGGAACCGTACCCGGGAGAAGGCGGAGCCGCTGGCCGCCGACGGAGCCCGGATCACCGACACCCCCGCCGAGGCCGTCGAGGGCGCCGATGTCGTCCTGACGATGCTCTACGACGGCGAGACCGTCCTGGAGGTCATGCGGGAGGCCGCGCCCGCCCTGCGCCGCGGGGCCGCCTGGGCGCAGTCCACCACCGCCGGGTCCGAGCTGACCGGCGACCTGGCGGCCTTCGCCGACGCGCACGGACTGCTCTTCTACGACGCCCCCGTGCTCGGCACCAAGGAGCCCGCCGAGGCCGGGAAGCTCACCGTGCTGGCGGCCGGGCCCGAGGAGGGGCGCGCGGCGGTCACGCCGGTGTTCGACGCGGTGGGCGCCAAGACCCTGTGGACCGGTGCGGACGGTGCCGAGGGCAGCGCCAGCCGGCTGAAGCTGGTCGCCAACAGCTGGGTGCTCGCCGTCACCGCGGCCACCGGCGAGACGCTGGCCCTCGCCAAGGGCCTCGGCGTCGATCCGCGGCAGTTCTTCGAGCTGATCGGCGGCGGCCCGCTCGACATGGGGTATCTGCGGGCCAAGTCCCAGCTGCTGCTGGAGGGCGGGCTGACCCCGGCGTCGTTCGCGGTGACCACCGCCGAGAAGGACGCCCGGCTCATCGTGGCCGCGGGCCGGGGCAGCGGCGTACGCCTGGACGTGGCCGAGGCCGCCGCCGAACGGTTCGCCCGCGCGGCCGCCCAGGGGCACGGCCAGGAGGACATGGCCGCCGCGTACTTCGCCAGCTTCGAGGAGAAGGCGGAGACGGCGGAGACGGCGGAGAAGTAAGGCGGAGAAGGCGGAGAAGGGCGGGCGGGGCCGAGCCCGGCCGCCGAGATGACGTGCGCGGCGGCCGGGAGCACCCTGGAGACAGCCGGAACGCGCGTTGCCCGGAGGTGGCCGACATGACGCAGACCATGCAGCAGACGCAGACCATGATGCACACCGCTGTCGGGTGGCATGTCGAGCTGGAGTTCGAGGAGGACGGTCAGCACACGCGCGCGGCGGCCCTGGTGCGGTTGCCCGACGGCAGCGAGGTCCGGGGGCACGGACACGCCAGCCGCCACCACATCGACAACGACCAGCCCAGGGTCGGCGAGGAGATCGCCGGGGCCCGCGCCCTCAATGAGATCGCCATGGAGCTGCTGAACAAGGCACACACGGAGATCGACGCCGATTCCGGGCGCACCTCGCACCCGATCCACGTCTGAGCCGGCGACCGAGGGCACGCCCCCACGGGGCGCGCGTCCTCGGTGGCTTCACGCCCCCAGCGACGCCTTCAGCGCCTGTACCAGCGCCTGCGCCCTCGGGTCCGACGTCACGCTCTTGCGGAAGCCGTTGGTGACATAGCCGAAGCCGATGCCCGACTCCGGGTCGGCGAAGGCGAGCGCGCCCCCGCGGCCCGGGTGCCCGAAGGAGCCGGGGGACAGGAGCGGGGACGCGCTGCCGTGCAGCATGTAGCCGAGGCCGAAGCGGGTGCCGACCACGAGCACCCGGTCGGCTCCCGCCGACCGCTCCGCGCGGGCCAGCTCCATCGTCTCGGGTGTGAACAGCCGTACCCCGCCGTCCACTTCGCCGATCAGCGAGGCGTAGACGCGGGCCAGTCCGTCGGCCGTCGCGATGCCGGTGGCGGCGGGCAGGGCGGCGGCGCGGTAGGCGGGGTCGTTCTCGTCCGGGAGCGGGGTGATCGCGGCGAAGGCACGGCGGGTGAGCGAGTCCGGGTCGGCGTAGGCCGCGGACACCGAGCGCTTGGGCCGCAGCTTCAGGGCGCCCGCGGACTGCGGCGCCTCGATCTCCCCGACCCGCCCGGCGCGCCCCTGCTCGGCCGCGGGCAGCCCGAGCCGGAAGTCGGCGCCGGCCGGCCCGGCGAGCTCGTCGGCCAGCCACTCGCCCACCGGACGCCCGGTGACCCGCCGGACCAGCTCCCCGACGAGCCAGCTGTACGTCTGCGCGTGGTACCCGTGGTCCGTGCCCGGCTCCCACACCGGGGCCTGGGCCGCGACGGCCGCCGCGCCGAGGTCCGGGTCGGCCGCCTCGGCCATGGTCAGCGGACGGTCCAGGACGGGCACGCCGGCGCGGTGCGCGAGCAGATGGCGGACGAGGGTGCGCTCCTTGCCCGCCGTCTTGTACTCGGGCCAGTACGTGCCGACCGGCGCGTCCAGGTCCAGGTGCCCGCGCTGGTGCAGCAGCAGGAGTCCGGCGGCGGCGACGCCCTTGGTGGCCGAGCGCACGATCTGGGCGGTGCCGGGCTCCCAGGGAGCCGTACCGTCCACGTCCTTGGTGCCCGCCCACAGGTCGACCACCCGCCGTCCGTCGCGGTACACGGCCACCGCCGCGCCGCGCTCCCCGAGCCGGGCGAAGTTCGCCGCGAACGCCTCCCTGACCGGCTCGAAGCCCTCGGCCACCGTGCCGTTCACGACCACGTCCTCGCCCTCCATGTCCCGCGTTCCCTTCCACTCGCCTGCGACAGTGGGTGCAACAGCGGGCGTGGGCCTGCGATTCCTCGGCAGGATCAGGCGTCCGTTTTTGATGCCTTTGTCACCCGCGTCGGCTGTGCCACCCGGGGCCTGCCGCTCGCGGGTCGAAGCCGCACGGCAGTTCAAGGCGGTGCGCCCGCATCAGCTCCTCGTCGCCCAGCAGGTCCCCCGTCGGGCCGTCGGCCGCGATCACGCCGTCACTGAGGATCAGCGCGCGCGGGCACAGCTCCAGGGCGTACGGCAGGTCGTGCGTGACCATCAGGACCGTGACGTCGAGCGAGCGCAGGATGTCGGCCAGTTCGCGGCGGGAGGCCGGGTCGAGGTTGGAGGACGGCTCGTCCAGGACCAGGATCTCCGGCTCCATCGCCAGCACGGTGGCCACCGCGACGCGCCGCCGCTGCCCGAAGGAGAGATGGTGCGGGGCCGGTCCGCGAAGTCCCCCATGCCGACCCGGTCCAGGGCGCCCCGTACGCGCTCCTCCAGGGCGGCCCCCTTGATCCCGGCCGCCGCCGGGCCGAACGCCACGTCCTCGCGCACCGTCGGCATGAACAGCTGGTCGTCCGGGTCCTGGAAGACGATGCCGACCTTCTGCCGGATCGCCGCCATGTGCCGCTTGCCGACGGGCAGTCCGGCCACCGTGACCGCCCCGGCGCCGCCGCCGAGGATGCCGTTGAGGTGCAGCACCAGCGTGGTCTTCCCGGCGCCGTTGGGACCGAGCAGCGCGACCCGTTCGCCGCGCCCGATGGTGAAGTCGACGCCGAACAGGGCCTGATGGCCGTCGGGGTAGGCGAAGGCGAGGCCGGAGACCTCCAGCGAGGCGGGGGCCGTACCGGGCGTGCCGGCCGTGCTGGTCGTGCCGGTTGTATTCACAGGGTCCATCCCAACAGGCAGACGACGAGGGCCGAGCAGGGGAGCGCGAGGGCGCGGCGCCACTGCGCCGGGGACGCGGTCACCTCGTCGATGACCGGCATCGAACCGGCGTAGCCCCGGCTCACCATGGCCAGATGCACCCGCTCCCCGCGCTCGTAGGAGCGGATGAACAGCGCGCCGGCGGACTTGGCGAGCACCCCCCA comes from the Streptomyces sp. SUK 48 genome and includes:
- a CDS encoding NAD(P)-dependent oxidoreductase, coding for MSDKPIVGVLGTGIMGAAMARNLCRAGLEVRAWNRTREKAEPLAADGARITDTPAEAVEGADVVLTMLYDGETVLEVMREAAPALRRGAAWAQSTTAGSELTGDLAAFADAHGLLFYDAPVLGTKEPAEAGKLTVLAAGPEEGRAAVTPVFDAVGAKTLWTGADGAEGSASRLKLVANSWVLAVTAATGETLALAKGLGVDPRQFFELIGGGPLDMGYLRAKSQLLLEGGLTPASFAVTTAEKDARLIVAAGRGSGVRLDVAEAAAERFARAAAQGHGQEDMAAAYFASFEEKAETAETAEK
- a CDS encoding SDR family oxidoreductase; the encoded protein is MSRVDLEGQVAVVTGAARGVGELLARKLSARGAKVALVGLEEEALKEVSGRLHSESAHWYADVTDHEAMARVAREVKARFGKVDIVVANAGVATGGPFIDSDPDAWRRVIEVNLIGSAVTARAFLPVLVESRGYLLQIASLAAITPAPMMTAYCASKSGVEAYAHSLRAEVGYQGVRVGVGYLSWTDTDMVRGADQDDVMRELRQRLPWPSNKTYPLGPAVDRIVAGIERRSSQVYAQWWLRGMQSVRGYLPGLIGSVGQREMKRFGPRLEGMRSGLVGAGGAADEAARVTVRD
- a CDS encoding DUF1876 domain-containing protein; the encoded protein is MMHTAVGWHVELEFEEDGQHTRAAALVRLPDGSEVRGHGHASRHHIDNDQPRVGEEIAGARALNEIAMELLNKAHTEIDADSGRTSHPIHV
- a CDS encoding serine hydrolase domain-containing protein encodes the protein MEGEDVVVNGTVAEGFEPVREAFAANFARLGERGAAVAVYRDGRRVVDLWAGTKDVDGTAPWEPGTAQIVRSATKGVAAAGLLLLHQRGHLDLDAPVGTYWPEYKTAGKERTLVRHLLAHRAGVPVLDRPLTMAEAADPDLGAAAVAAQAPVWEPGTDHGYHAQTYSWLVGELVRRVTGRPVGEWLADELAGPAGADFRLGLPAAEQGRAGRVGEIEAPQSAGALKLRPKRSVSAAYADPDSLTRRAFAAITPLPDENDPAYRAAALPAATGIATADGLARVYASLIGEVDGGVRLFTPETMELARAERSAGADRVLVVGTRFGLGYMLHGSASPLLSPGSFGHPGRGGALAFADPESGIGFGYVTNGFRKSVTSDPRAQALVQALKASLGA
- a CDS encoding alpha/beta hydrolase; this encodes MSRPRATSMTSGAYAPPVPSRELTVPSTDGARLYAEVHGPEDAPPVVLSHGWTCSTAFWAAQIRELAGDHRVIVYDQRGHGRSPVSPVCTTRALADDLEAVLAATLADGEQALIVGHSMGGMTVMAAAGRPRFRAHAAAVLLASTGSSRLVAEARVLPLREGPLRTRLSAGVLGSRAPLGPVTPLARRILKYGTMGARSTPEMVEACARIVHGCPTGARHAWSQVLASLDLDHGVRRLDLPTAVLHGTADRLVPPVHAHALVAELPRCAGLTELPGAGHMTPVEEPERVTGRIRDLVSTYVTGAGEPAPQPIKEGA
- a CDS encoding MMPL family transporter, whose protein sequence is MATFLYRIGRLAFRRRHFVALIWVALLTLAGVGAASAPPAGNSSFSIPGTEAQKAFDLLEQRFPGMSADGATARVVFKAPAGEKMTDKLNKAAVGKTVRELGHGSEVASVADPYTGHAVSRDGSIAYASVKYKVSGMELKDSSRDALKEAAQQARDSGLTVEIGGDALTAMPEEGAGELIGIGIAAVVLVITFGSLLAAGLPLLTALIGVGIGVSSITALASALDLGSTTSTLAMMIGLAVGIDYALFIVSRYRAELAEGREREEAAGRAVGTAGSAVVFAGLTVVIALVGLSVVNIPMLTKMGIAAAGTVAIAVLIALTMIPALLGYAGRRVKPAGEKSKLLGGGRQAKKPGRPNMGTRWASFVVRRPVAVLLLGVIGLGAAAVPVSSLELGLPDDGSQPTSTTQRRAYDLLSEGFGAGFNGPLMVVVDAKGSAHPKTAFSEVGKEIKGFKDVVAVTPAAPNKAGDTAIITVVPKSKPSSKSTEDLVHAIRDKGADITAKTDAKLLVTGSTAMNIDVSQRLNDALLPYLALVVGLAFLLLIVVFRSVLVPLKAALGFLLSVLAALGAVVAVFQWGWLSGLMNVQQTGPVMSMMPIFMVGVVFGLAMDYEVFLVTRMREAYVHGEKPTQAVVTGFRHGARVVTAAAVIMIAVFSGFIGSSESMVKMIGFGLAIAVFFDAFIVRMAIVPAVLALLGKRAWWLPKWLDRILPNVDVEGEGLRALAADGKEGERELVRA
- a CDS encoding TetR/AcrR family transcriptional regulator, translating into MTEAVAAARRSRITPEREAELYEAVLDLLREVGYDALTMDAVAARTRSSKATLYRQWGGKAELVVKALRHNKRGHIGDIDTGSLRGDLHALVAMEDDCTMAQNSALMRGIAMAMHHNEDLRETFRAQIVDAEIVTGRQMLQRAVDRGEVRPDCPAIDFMVHMMVGGFATRTLLEDQPPTQDFLTSYIDAVVLPALGA